Proteins from a genomic interval of Desulfovibrio piger:
- a CDS encoding OmpP1/FadL family transporter, with protein sequence MKKLYVALAVCLLWACQVTTAGAEGFALTEWSSRGLSLAGGMVGRADDPSAIAYNAAGITQLPGTHVMGGFAAIAPMGTIDLDLADGSHTSTTTKPHIWAAPHAYITHQLNDRFWLGLGLFSRFGLGNEFADNWTGRYNLTNINFQTFSLVPTVALKVNDVLSLSAGVEIMHASFAMGQQIPSMQYIGYIPSRGEDSKMTLNGTGWGVGAQVGAHLRMTDELSLGFSYKSPVTLNIAGSADFSRHHSNMLADQGQVPHTIDTDVHSTVHLPDSFAVGLAYRPLENLSFEVGTVFTRWSTYDSMNIYFDSDFQSINHKKWRDGWNFNASVEYEPLDWLALRGGHLVRDAGHQRGARGLHGPQPRPHGRQCGRGLPVGQLDARSGLCPSLGAQPGLFGDRCLRHPFVRGECQHGEQPEHGGQYLFRHHRIHVLRYGTALRGCRL encoded by the coding sequence ATGAAAAAATTGTATGTCGCGCTTGCCGTCTGCCTTCTGTGGGCATGCCAGGTGACGACGGCAGGGGCCGAAGGTTTCGCCCTGACGGAATGGAGCTCGCGAGGTCTTTCGCTGGCAGGCGGCATGGTGGGACGCGCGGACGATCCCTCGGCCATCGCCTACAATGCGGCGGGCATCACCCAGCTGCCGGGCACGCACGTCATGGGCGGTTTTGCCGCCATCGCGCCCATGGGTACCATCGACCTGGATCTGGCCGACGGCAGCCACACGTCCACGACCACCAAGCCCCATATCTGGGCTGCCCCGCACGCCTACATCACCCATCAGCTGAACGACCGCTTCTGGCTGGGCCTGGGCCTGTTCTCGCGTTTCGGCCTCGGCAATGAATTTGCCGATAACTGGACGGGACGGTACAACCTGACCAACATCAATTTCCAGACCTTTTCCCTCGTGCCCACCGTGGCCCTGAAGGTCAACGATGTCCTGTCCCTTTCGGCGGGCGTGGAGATCATGCATGCCAGCTTTGCCATGGGACAGCAGATCCCCAGCATGCAGTATATCGGCTACATCCCCAGCAGAGGGGAAGACAGCAAGATGACGCTCAACGGTACGGGCTGGGGCGTGGGGGCCCAGGTGGGGGCGCACTTGCGCATGACCGACGAGCTGTCGCTGGGCTTTTCCTACAAAAGTCCGGTCACGCTCAATATCGCCGGTTCGGCGGATTTTTCCCGGCATCATAGCAATATGCTGGCCGACCAAGGACAGGTGCCGCACACCATCGATACCGATGTGCACAGCACGGTGCATCTGCCCGATTCCTTTGCCGTGGGCCTGGCCTACCGCCCGCTGGAGAATCTGAGCTTCGAGGTGGGGACCGTCTTCACCCGCTGGTCCACCTACGATTCCATGAACATTTATTTCGATTCCGATTTCCAGTCCATCAATCATAAAAAGTGGCGTGACGGCTGGAACTTCAACGCCAGCGTGGAATATGAGCCCCTGGACTGGCTGGCCCTGCGTGGCGGGCATCTGGTACGAGACGCCGGTCACCAACGAGGCGCACGCGGACTTCATGGTCCCCAGCCACGGCCGCACGGGCGTCAGTGTGGGCGCGGGCTTCCAGTGGGGCAACTGGACGCTCGATCTGGCTTATGCCCATCTTTGGGTGCACAGCCTGGACTATTCGGAGACCGATGCCTCCGGCATCCGTTCGTCCGTGGGGAATGTCAGCACGGGGAACAGCCGGAACACGGTGGCCAATATCTATTCCGCCACCATCGGATACACGTTCTAAGGTACGGGACGGCCCTTCGGGGATGCCGGCTATGA
- a CDS encoding phosphoribosylaminoimidazolesuccinocarboxamide synthase — MHITTKTEISAYPLLSRGKVRDIYDIDDKTLLIVTTDRMSAFDVIMDKPIPYKGVILNQITLFWMDKFKDIIPNHLVESDVDRFPAALAPWKDELEGRAVLVRKAKPLPVECIVRGYISGSGWKDYQKTGTLCGYQLPAGMRESDKLETALFTPSTKAELGQHDQNISPEEASRLLGEDVARKVRETTLAIYEAGRAYAASRGIIVADTKFEFGFVDGELRLIDEVLTPDSSRFWPADQYEPGRSQPSFDKQYLRDWLTSQPWDMQPPAPALPAEVVDATARRYREAYHILTGKEFTI, encoded by the coding sequence ATGCACATCACCACCAAGACTGAAATCAGCGCTTACCCGCTGCTGTCCCGCGGCAAGGTCCGCGACATCTATGACATCGACGACAAGACCCTGCTCATCGTCACAACCGACCGCATGTCCGCCTTCGATGTCATCATGGACAAGCCCATCCCCTACAAGGGCGTGATCCTGAACCAAATCACCCTGTTCTGGATGGACAAGTTCAAGGACATCATCCCCAATCATCTGGTGGAAAGCGATGTGGACCGGTTCCCCGCCGCCCTTGCCCCCTGGAAGGACGAACTTGAAGGGCGTGCCGTACTGGTCCGCAAGGCAAAGCCCCTGCCTGTGGAATGTATCGTACGCGGCTACATCTCCGGCTCGGGCTGGAAAGACTATCAGAAGACCGGCACGCTCTGCGGCTATCAGCTGCCTGCCGGCATGCGGGAATCGGACAAGCTTGAAACGGCCCTCTTCACGCCTTCCACCAAGGCCGAGCTGGGCCAGCACGACCAGAACATCAGCCCGGAAGAGGCCTCCCGCCTGCTGGGCGAGGACGTGGCCCGCAAGGTCCGGGAGACCACCCTGGCCATCTATGAAGCCGGACGTGCCTATGCCGCCAGCCGCGGCATCATCGTGGCCGACACCAAGTTCGAATTCGGTTTCGTGGACGGGGAACTGCGCCTCATCGACGAAGTGCTGACCCCCGACTCTTCCCGCTTCTGGCCCGCGGACCAGTACGAACCAGGCCGCAGCCAGCCCAGCTTCGACAAACAGTACCTGCGCGACTGGCTCACCTCCCAGCCCTGGGACATGCAGCCGCCTGCGCCTGCCCTGCCTGCCGAGGTCGTGGACGCCACGGCCCGGCGCTACCGTGAGGCCTACCACATCCTGACGGGCAAAGAATTCACCATCTAA
- a CDS encoding PqiC family protein, with protein MNHLLRHTTVFLALLTLLLTACGRSAPTHFYLLDSGQPPLTADSLPAASLSIAPVSVPDYLDRNGLVRRSDGQTRLEVSELDIWAEPLGQGARRVLGEVLATRLLPRGIDVIAAGDRQGDMELAVALERLDGDTPGTARLQARWQLSRGGEALDRGIYAASEDAGMSSASLVAAQSRLLQGLGEHLADRLLPRLKAGR; from the coding sequence ATGAACCATCTCCTCCGCCATACGACCGTTTTCCTGGCCCTGCTGACGCTCCTGTTGACCGCCTGCGGCCGCAGCGCGCCCACCCACTTCTATCTTCTGGACAGCGGCCAGCCCCCCCTGACCGCCGACAGCCTGCCCGCTGCCAGTCTGAGCATCGCACCGGTGAGCGTGCCTGACTATCTGGACCGCAACGGTCTGGTGCGCCGCAGCGACGGCCAGACCCGCCTGGAGGTCTCGGAACTGGACATCTGGGCCGAGCCGCTGGGACAGGGCGCCCGGCGCGTGCTGGGCGAGGTGCTGGCCACCCGCCTGCTGCCCCGGGGCATCGACGTGATCGCTGCCGGAGACCGGCAGGGCGACATGGAACTGGCCGTGGCTTTGGAACGTCTGGACGGCGACACACCGGGCACGGCCCGGCTGCAGGCCCGTTGGCAGCTTTCCCGTGGCGGAGAGGCGCTGGATCGCGGCATCTACGCAGCCAGCGAGGATGCCGGCATGAGCAGCGCCAGTCTGGTGGCGGCCCAGAGCCGTCTGTTGCAGGGACTGGGCGAACATCTGGCCGACCGTCTGCTGCCCCGCCTCAAGGCCGGACGCTAG
- a CDS encoding response regulator, producing the protein MHDVCRILLVDDHKLLMEGIRSLLAPHSHLRVAGMAPDGKEAVGLAATLSPDLVIMDISMPGMNGVEASRAILQIRPETRILIYTGHEDQRHLLELIQLGIMGHVCKSDPPSVLLQAIDAVRQGEVFLSCADPGGCMAALMRQNRQRLSPAEGGPDIGMLSPREKEIFRLLADGYSVRQIGDALNISPKTVETHKYSVLTKLRAGSINELTKMAIRLGLVSL; encoded by the coding sequence ATGCACGACGTTTGCCGCATTTTGCTGGTGGACGATCACAAATTGCTCATGGAGGGCATCCGCAGCCTGCTGGCCCCCCACAGCCATTTGCGCGTGGCCGGCATGGCCCCCGACGGCAAGGAAGCCGTGGGCCTGGCCGCCACCCTGTCGCCCGATCTGGTCATCATGGACATCTCCATGCCGGGCATGAACGGCGTGGAAGCCAGCCGCGCCATCCTCCAGATCCGGCCCGAGACGCGCATCCTCATCTATACCGGTCACGAGGACCAGCGGCATCTGCTGGAGCTCATCCAGCTGGGCATCATGGGCCACGTCTGCAAAAGCGATCCGCCGTCCGTCCTGCTCCAGGCCATCGATGCCGTGCGGCAGGGGGAGGTCTTCCTCAGCTGTGCGGACCCCGGCGGCTGCATGGCGGCCCTCATGCGCCAGAACCGCCAGCGTCTCAGCCCCGCCGAGGGCGGGCCGGACATCGGCATGCTCTCGCCGCGCGAGAAGGAGATCTTCCGCCTGCTGGCCGACGGCTACAGCGTCCGCCAGATAGGGGACGCCCTCAACATCAGCCCCAAGACCGTGGAGACCCACAAGTACAGCGTACTGACCAAATTGCGCGCCGGCTCCATCAACGAGCTGACCAAGATGGCCATCCGCCTGGGCCTGGTCTCCCTGTAG
- a CDS encoding LysR family transcriptional regulator, which produces MELRTLRYFLAVAQAKTISAAAEALHVTQPTLSRQMQELEEELGKTLFLRGKRSITLTEEGTFFRKRAQEVVSLLEKTTAELKAPDELLSGDIHIGGGETDAIRLIARAARRMRQDHPHVTFHIFSGNAEDVMEKIDRDLVDFGLFIEPVDLSGYEFFRLPVKDRWGVLMRKDAPLAARPSVAPADLRGLPLLVSRQNMVNNEVAGWLGETHDALQVVATYNLLYSASIMVEEGMGYALCLDRIIRLPEDGPLCFRPLHPAMEVGLNVAWKKQQLFSKPARVFLDYLKASLWGEPAAKGASAAGTPQDDLATV; this is translated from the coding sequence ATGGAATTGAGGACCCTCCGCTATTTTCTGGCGGTCGCGCAGGCAAAGACCATCTCCGCTGCCGCCGAGGCCCTGCACGTGACCCAGCCCACCCTGTCCCGGCAGATGCAGGAGCTGGAAGAAGAGCTGGGCAAGACGCTTTTCCTGCGCGGCAAACGGAGCATCACCCTGACGGAGGAAGGTACGTTTTTCCGCAAGCGGGCGCAGGAGGTCGTCAGCCTGCTGGAAAAGACCACGGCGGAGCTCAAGGCACCGGACGAGCTGCTGAGCGGTGACATCCACATCGGCGGCGGCGAGACCGACGCCATACGCCTCATCGCCCGGGCCGCGCGCCGCATGCGGCAGGATCACCCGCATGTGACCTTCCACATCTTCAGCGGCAATGCCGAGGACGTCATGGAAAAGATAGACCGGGATCTGGTGGATTTCGGCCTCTTCATCGAGCCCGTGGATCTTTCGGGCTACGAGTTCTTCCGTCTGCCGGTCAAGGACCGCTGGGGCGTCCTGATGCGCAAGGACGCGCCGCTGGCAGCCCGGCCGTCCGTCGCCCCTGCGGACCTGCGCGGCCTGCCCCTGCTGGTCTCCCGGCAGAACATGGTCAACAACGAAGTCGCAGGCTGGCTGGGGGAAACGCACGATGCCCTGCAGGTGGTGGCCACCTACAACCTGCTTTACAGTGCCTCGATCATGGTCGAAGAAGGCATGGGCTATGCCCTTTGCCTGGACAGGATCATCCGCCTGCCGGAAGACGGCCCGCTCTGCTTCCGGCCCCTGCACCCGGCCATGGAAGTGGGCCTGAACGTGGCCTGGAAAAAACAGCAGCTCTTCTCCAAACCGGCCAGGGTCTTTCTGGACTATCTGAAGGCCTCGCTCTGGGGCGAGCCCGCCGCGAAAGGAGCATCAGCGGCAGGGACGCCACAAGACGACCTCGCCACGGTATAG
- a CDS encoding enoyl-ACP reductase FabI, with protein MLLQGKKALILGLANNKSIAYGIANAFKEQGARLAFNYVGDAIKKRVEPLSEELGGEFTFQCDVTDDAQIQAAADLVKEKWGEVDILVHSVAFANREDLSGRFLDTSRAGFHLALDISAYSLTGVCRAFEPLLHDGSSVLTMTYHGSTKVIPGYNIMGVAKAALEASVRYLSYDLGEKGVRVNALSAGPIKTLAASAVSGLKNIFTRVEEHAPLRRNVTTADVGGAAVFLASELSHGVTGEVIYVDSGFSQLGI; from the coding sequence ATGCTGCTTCAAGGAAAAAAAGCCCTGATCCTGGGCCTGGCCAACAACAAGAGCATCGCTTACGGCATCGCCAATGCCTTCAAGGAACAGGGCGCCCGCCTTGCCTTCAACTATGTGGGCGACGCCATCAAAAAGCGTGTTGAGCCCCTGAGCGAAGAACTGGGAGGCGAGTTCACCTTCCAGTGTGACGTGACCGACGACGCCCAGATCCAGGCCGCCGCCGACCTGGTCAAGGAAAAGTGGGGCGAGGTGGACATCCTGGTCCACTCCGTGGCCTTTGCCAACCGTGAGGACCTGAGCGGCCGCTTCCTGGATACGTCGCGCGCCGGTTTCCATCTGGCCCTGGACATCTCCGCCTACTCCCTCACCGGCGTCTGCCGCGCTTTCGAGCCCCTGCTGCATGACGGTTCTTCGGTGCTGACCATGACCTACCACGGTTCCACCAAGGTCATCCCCGGCTACAACATCATGGGCGTGGCCAAGGCCGCTCTGGAAGCTTCCGTGCGCTACCTGTCCTACGACCTGGGCGAAAAGGGCGTGCGCGTCAATGCCCTGAGCGCCGGCCCCATCAAGACCCTGGCCGCTTCCGCCGTCTCCGGTCTGAAGAACATCTTTACCCGCGTGGAAGAGCACGCTCCCCTGCGCCGCAACGTGACCACCGCCGATGTGGGCGGTGCCGCCGTGTTCCTGGCCTCCGAGCTCTCCCACGGCGTGACCGGCGAAGTCATCTACGTGGACAGCGGCTTCAGCCAGCTGGGCATCTAA
- a CDS encoding nucleotide exchange factor GrpE, producing the protein MHMKDTQNTEAQEEACAGAEAGDAGDAVQTLPENLESLCHEHVCPNCTEKRDADDARLRAAAEMDNFKKRLKREHAEQIRYAAEKVMSDLLPTLDNLDLALQYGSKDEACKDMLQGVAMTRKLLLEAVARHGLTPVGTAGEAFTPELHEAVGFDAEADVEAGAVARVLQSGYKLGERLLRPAKVMIKQG; encoded by the coding sequence ATGCATATGAAGGACACGCAGAACACGGAAGCGCAGGAAGAGGCCTGTGCCGGTGCCGAGGCCGGGGATGCCGGGGACGCCGTGCAGACCCTGCCGGAAAATCTGGAAAGCCTGTGCCACGAACATGTGTGCCCCAACTGCACCGAAAAGCGCGATGCCGATGACGCACGCCTGCGCGCGGCCGCGGAGATGGATAACTTCAAGAAGCGCCTGAAGCGCGAGCACGCGGAACAGATCCGCTATGCGGCGGAAAAGGTCATGAGCGACCTGCTGCCCACGCTGGACAACCTCGACCTGGCCCTGCAGTACGGCAGCAAGGACGAGGCCTGCAAGGACATGCTCCAGGGCGTGGCCATGACCCGCAAGCTGCTGCTGGAGGCCGTGGCGCGTCACGGTCTGACCCCCGTAGGCACGGCCGGTGAGGCCTTCACGCCCGAACTGCACGAAGCTGTGGGCTTTGATGCCGAGGCCGATGTGGAAGCCGGGGCCGTGGCCCGCGTTCTGCAGAGCGGCTACAAGCTGGGCGAGCGTCTGCTGCGCCCGGCCAAGGTCATGATCAAGCAGGGCTAA
- a CDS encoding GNAT family N-acetyltransferase, producing MHIRQARPEDLPAIAALEARVFPPAEAASPESFAARFAVFPHCFFVAEDDGAIVGHINGCMTDFDTCRDELYHDAGLHREEAPHQAVFGLVVDPQRQHQGIGAALVRHFLEVARQRGKEDVVLTCKERLIPFYSSLGFRLLGRSDSRHGQACWYDMRCPL from the coding sequence ATGCATATCAGACAAGCCCGCCCCGAAGACCTGCCCGCCATCGCCGCTCTGGAGGCGCGCGTTTTTCCCCCTGCCGAAGCCGCATCGCCGGAAAGCTTTGCCGCCCGTTTTGCCGTCTTTCCCCACTGTTTTTTCGTGGCCGAGGATGACGGTGCCATCGTGGGCCATATCAACGGCTGCATGACCGATTTCGATACCTGCCGGGACGAGCTCTACCACGATGCCGGACTGCACCGTGAGGAGGCCCCGCATCAGGCCGTCTTCGGGCTGGTGGTGGATCCGCAGCGGCAGCATCAGGGCATCGGCGCGGCCCTTGTCCGCCATTTTCTGGAAGTGGCCCGGCAGCGGGGCAAGGAAGATGTGGTCCTCACCTGCAAGGAACGGCTGATCCCCTTCTACAGCTCGCTGGGCTTCCGGCTGCTGGGGCGCTCCGACAGCCGGCACGGCCAGGCCTGCTGGTATGACATGCGCTGCCCGCTGTAA
- a CDS encoding MlaD family protein, with amino-acid sequence MAKQSFKTAVGAFVIGGLALLVAGIILLGGGRMFSDDIEYVLYFDGSVSGLNIGAPVVFRGVPMGQVTRISLEANPRDASVTIPVYIRLDENSIVRAGVTGELTDNFRQEILRRLIQRGLRARLQLQSLITGQYRVELDFLPNTPANFRSPMPDREIPTLPSPIDTLQRTVASLPLEEMAHTTAGILEKLNAALSGDALERGIKAFATSFEEAQALLAGMQESQKTLAQALEKLNAAATSAQHDLPQALQSTRDAMNNVSSVSLATKAVVERNAPLTQELRRLIQESAAAVRSLRAFMDVLERNPEALLRGKQGSRR; translated from the coding sequence ATGGCAAAACAATCATTCAAAACCGCTGTAGGGGCTTTCGTCATCGGCGGACTGGCGCTGCTGGTGGCGGGCATCATCCTGCTGGGCGGCGGCCGCATGTTCAGTGACGACATCGAATACGTCCTGTACTTCGACGGCTCGGTGAGCGGCCTCAATATCGGGGCGCCCGTGGTCTTCCGCGGCGTGCCCATGGGCCAGGTGACGCGCATCAGCCTGGAGGCCAACCCGCGCGACGCCAGCGTCACCATCCCGGTCTACATCCGGCTGGACGAGAACAGCATCGTCCGGGCCGGAGTCACCGGCGAGCTCACGGACAATTTCCGGCAGGAGATCCTGCGCCGCCTGATCCAGCGCGGCCTGCGCGCCCGCCTGCAGCTCCAGAGCCTCATCACCGGCCAGTACCGCGTGGAGCTGGACTTTTTGCCCAATACGCCCGCCAATTTCCGCTCCCCCATGCCGGACAGGGAGATCCCCACCCTGCCCTCGCCCATCGATACCCTGCAGCGTACCGTGGCCAGTCTGCCTCTGGAAGAGATGGCGCATACCACGGCGGGCATCCTGGAAAAGCTCAACGCCGCCCTGTCCGGCGATGCGCTGGAACGCGGCATCAAGGCCTTTGCCACCTCCTTTGAAGAAGCGCAGGCCCTGCTGGCCGGCATGCAGGAATCCCAGAAGACCCTGGCCCAAGCCCTGGAAAAGCTGAATGCGGCGGCCACGTCGGCCCAGCACGATCTGCCCCAGGCCCTGCAAAGCACCCGGGACGCCATGAACAACGTCTCCTCCGTTTCCCTGGCCACCAAGGCCGTGGTGGAACGCAATGCCCCCCTCACCCAGGAGCTGCGCCGCCTGATCCAAGAAAGCGCGGCTGCCGTCCGCTCCCTGCGGGCGTTCATGGACGTGCTGGAACGCAATCCCGAAGCCCTGCTCCGCGGCAAACAAGGAAGTCGCCGATGA
- the hisD gene encoding histidinol dehydrogenase codes for MICRILHLQSEQEWVKASQWLDGRFNPGDSVEGSVREILANVREKGDEALIDYTRRFDCPEFAAPLRVSEQDIAWAAASISPEHREQISEAAHNIRTFHKEQLEKSWFQTRPDGSILGQRVLPVDRVGLYVPGGQGGNTPLLSSMLMNAIPALVAGVPRVAVCTPPRKDGTINPHILAAAHLLDIDEIYRVGGAWSIGAMAYGTQSIDPVDVIAGPGNIYVATAKRLVQGTVGIDMVAGPSEVLVVADSSARPHWLAADMLSQAEHDMLASAILLTDDITLAEQVQQELEKQCSQLPKAQIAGKSLMDWGAIVVVPNIMTAVAIANRVAPEHLELCVRDPWALLPHIRHAGAIFMGQHSPEPVGDYFAGPNHVLPTLRTARFSSALSVQNFCKKTSIVATSPAFLLENAPAIASLARLEGLEAHARSVEIRSKR; via the coding sequence ATGATTTGCCGAATTTTGCACCTGCAGTCCGAGCAGGAATGGGTCAAGGCCTCGCAGTGGCTCGACGGCCGCTTCAACCCCGGCGACAGCGTTGAGGGCAGCGTGCGCGAGATCCTCGCCAATGTACGTGAAAAGGGCGATGAGGCCCTGATCGACTATACCCGCCGTTTCGACTGTCCCGAATTTGCCGCGCCCCTGCGCGTCAGCGAGCAGGACATCGCCTGGGCCGCCGCTTCCATCTCTCCCGAACATCGCGAGCAGATCAGCGAAGCCGCCCACAACATCCGCACCTTCCATAAAGAACAGCTGGAAAAATCCTGGTTCCAGACCCGGCCTGACGGCAGCATCCTGGGCCAGCGCGTGCTGCCCGTGGACCGGGTGGGCCTGTATGTGCCCGGCGGCCAGGGCGGCAACACCCCGCTGCTCTCCAGCATGCTCATGAACGCCATCCCCGCCCTGGTGGCCGGTGTGCCCCGCGTGGCCGTGTGCACCCCGCCCCGCAAAGACGGCACCATCAACCCGCACATCCTGGCGGCGGCCCACCTGCTGGACATCGACGAGATCTACCGCGTGGGCGGCGCCTGGTCCATCGGCGCCATGGCCTACGGCACCCAGAGCATCGACCCTGTGGACGTCATCGCCGGTCCCGGCAACATCTATGTGGCCACGGCCAAGCGTCTGGTGCAGGGCACGGTGGGCATCGACATGGTGGCCGGCCCCAGTGAAGTGCTGGTGGTGGCCGACAGCTCCGCCCGCCCGCACTGGCTGGCCGCGGACATGCTCTCCCAGGCCGAGCACGACATGCTGGCTTCCGCCATCCTGCTCACCGACGACATCACCCTGGCCGAACAGGTGCAACAGGAGCTGGAAAAGCAGTGCAGCCAGCTGCCCAAGGCCCAGATCGCGGGCAAGTCCCTCATGGACTGGGGCGCCATCGTTGTGGTGCCCAACATCATGACCGCCGTGGCCATCGCCAACCGCGTGGCTCCCGAGCATCTGGAACTGTGCGTGCGCGATCCCTGGGCCCTGCTGCCCCACATCCGCCATGCCGGGGCCATCTTCATGGGCCAGCACAGCCCCGAACCCGTGGGGGACTACTTCGCGGGCCCCAACCATGTGCTGCCCACCCTGCGGACCGCGCGCTTCTCTTCCGCGCTCTCCGTCCAGAACTTCTGCAAAAAAACCAGCATCGTGGCCACTTCGCCGGCCTTCCTGCTGGAAAATGCGCCTGCCATTGCTTCTCTGGCCCGTCTGGAAGGGCTGGAGGCCCACGCCCGTTCCGTGGAGATCCGCAGCAAGCGCTAG
- a CDS encoding dicarboxylate/amino acid:cation symporter → MSARKKMGLPLQMGIGMVLGILVGTLAPKLGISAAFFKPFGDLFINLVRMVVVPLVLATLVSGAASVGDVGRLGRVAAKTLVFYFATTALAVAIGLVLGNIFQPGVGLDLSTANLSAKEVAAPSLVQVLMGIVPLNPVDALAKGNILQIIFFAVLVGMAISLCGDKAKPAAAFFDAMSEVMIRVTSMVMHYAPIGVFALMAYTVSNHGLEVLLPLIKLIGIMYLGCLIHVIITYLPCIRYAGLKPGTFFRGLSAPLLTSFTTCSSAAALSTNLTCVQKLGASRSVSSFSIPLGNTINMDGTAIYMGIVTIFAAEIYGMPLPLDQQISVLLIALLASVGTMGVPGAALIMLSMIFTHVGIPLEAIALVAGIDRVMDMARTTINVLGDATAAIFISRTENDFDPQRGAALQDE, encoded by the coding sequence ATGAGCGCACGCAAGAAAATGGGCCTGCCCCTGCAAATGGGCATCGGCATGGTTTTGGGCATACTGGTGGGCACGCTGGCCCCCAAGCTGGGCATCAGCGCCGCCTTCTTCAAGCCGTTCGGCGACCTGTTCATCAATCTCGTCCGCATGGTCGTCGTACCGCTGGTGCTGGCCACCCTGGTCTCCGGCGCCGCCAGCGTGGGCGATGTGGGCCGTCTGGGCCGCGTGGCCGCCAAGACGCTGGTCTTCTATTTCGCCACCACGGCCCTGGCCGTGGCCATCGGCCTTGTCCTGGGCAATATCTTCCAGCCCGGTGTGGGGCTCGACCTTTCCACCGCCAACCTGAGCGCCAAGGAAGTGGCCGCGCCCTCGCTGGTGCAGGTGCTCATGGGCATCGTGCCCCTGAACCCCGTGGATGCCCTGGCCAAGGGCAACATCCTGCAGATCATCTTCTTCGCCGTGCTGGTGGGCATGGCCATCAGCCTGTGCGGTGACAAGGCCAAGCCTGCCGCCGCCTTCTTCGACGCCATGAGCGAAGTCATGATCCGCGTCACCAGCATGGTCATGCACTACGCGCCCATCGGTGTCTTTGCCCTTATGGCCTACACCGTGTCCAACCACGGGCTGGAAGTGCTGCTGCCGCTCATCAAGCTCATCGGCATCATGTACCTGGGCTGTCTGATCCACGTCATCATCACCTACCTGCCCTGTATCCGCTACGCCGGTCTCAAGCCCGGCACCTTCTTCCGCGGCCTGAGCGCCCCGCTGCTCACCAGCTTCACCACCTGTTCCAGCGCCGCAGCCCTGTCCACCAACCTGACCTGTGTGCAGAAGCTGGGCGCCTCCCGCAGCGTCTCCAGCTTCTCCATCCCGCTGGGCAACACCATCAACATGGACGGCACGGCCATCTACATGGGCATCGTGACCATCTTTGCCGCCGAGATCTACGGCATGCCCCTGCCCCTGGACCAGCAGATCTCCGTGCTGCTCATCGCCCTGCTGGCCAGCGTGGGCACCATGGGCGTGCCCGGCGCGGCCCTGATCATGCTCTCCATGATCTTCACCCATGTGGGCATCCCGCTGGAAGCCATCGCCCTGGTGGCCGGTATCGACCGTGTCATGGACATGGCCCGTACCACCATCAACGTGCTGGGCGACGCCACCGCGGCCATCTTCATCTCCCGCACGGAGAACGACTTCGATCCCCAGCGGGGCGCCGCCCTGCAGGACGAATAA